The genomic interval CCGCTGTTGCCCACGCGGCCGATCGAGTCGCCGCGACCCAGTCTCTGCCCCGGCTTGACATCGATCCTCGAAAGGTGCCCGTAGCGGGTCGTGACGCCGTATCCGTGCGAGATGTAAACCGCGTTGCCCAGGCCACCGACTCGTCCGGCCTCGACGACGATTCCTTCCGCCGGAGCTTGCACCGTGCGACCGGGTGCGGTAGCGATATCGATGCCTTGGTGCGCCGCCGGACGACCGGTCACCGGATCGCGCCGGCGACCGAAGCCGCTGGTCAAGATGCCCCTGACCGGCTCGATCGCCGGAGTAGAAGAAATCCAGCGCTCGCGCTCTTCGAGAGTGCCCTCGATCTGTTCGAGGTCCGAGAGCACCAGCTGGGCGCGCTCTTTGAGGAGCTCGAGGCCGCCCTGAGCCGGGATTGGAGTGCTCACTTGTCCCGGAAAGTCGGCTCCGCCGATACCGGCCTCGGCTCCTCCATCCAGACCCTCGAGCCCGGCAACGATGGCCAGTTTGTGGGTCCGATTCTCGAATTCGGCGAGCTGTCGTTCGAGGTTCCGAATGCTGCCTTCGAAGGATTCGTTGACTTTTCGGAGCTCGCCGTTCTCGTCATGGATCCGCGCGAGCTCGCTGCGGTCGATGGTGTTGGTGAAGAAGGACCACGTGGTAAACAGCGACGCCAGCGCGAGTACGACCACAGCTCCTGCGCCGACGGCCAGACGCCGGCTCGAGACTCGCCATTTGACGAACCGCGCCCGCGCATGTGGCACGAAGATGATGGTGTGCTTCGTAGGGGCCATCTCTGCCTGGGTGCTTTTTGTCGACCGACCGAAGTAGCAGCCAAATAAAAGGCGAATCGGCGGTTATTCTACTTGGCCAATATGCCCTGTCAAGGGCGCGGTGCACATTCGCTTGGCTCGAGCCTAGCGGTAGTTCTCGAACTGCATGTCGATGCCGAAATCCTCTTCCTTGAGAAGAGCGATGACCTCCTGCAGCGTGTCGCGGTCCTTGCCCGAAACGCGCACCGAATCCGCTTGGATGGCCGCCTGGACCTTGAGCTTGCTCTTCTTGATGATCTTGACGATCTCCCGAGCCTTCTCGGTGGGGATGCCCTGCTGCAGGGTGATCGTCTGGCGCACGCTGCCCTTGGCCGCAGGCTCGACCGGGCGGTAGTCGAGCGCCTTGAGCGAAACCCCCCGTTTCACCAGCTTGGACTGGAGAATGTCGATGACCGCCTTGAGTCCGTACTCCTCGGCCGAGCCCAGGACCAGCTTGGCCTCCTTGTCGTTGAGCTCGATCGACGAATTGCTGCCCTTGAGGTCGAATCTCTGGAAGACCTCCTTGAGGGCCTGGTTGACCGCGTTCTTGACCTCGTCCATCTCGACTTTCGAGACGACGTCGAATGAGTTCTGCTTCGCCATGGCCGCTAGAGTACCAGCGATTGTGCCGGGCAGGGGTCGCTAGTCCGAGCCGTTCTGTCGACCCCTGGTGTCGTCGAGCCAGTCGTTCCAGACGTTGAACGAACGCATCTGCTGCTCGAGATCCGTGGTCGCGATGAGCTCCTCGATCTCGGCGCGAGTCTGTCGAGACCAGGTGACATCGGCCTGAGCGAATCCCCACGTGACGGCGGCCACGATCGCCCCATTGAGTCGAACGGTGCGTAGGTCGCACTGATCGATGCGGTCGGACTGGGCGTGGTAGTTGGGGCCGTAGTGCGCGGGCTCGTGATTGCCCACGATGTTGGCGACGCCTTCCATCATGAAGTCGAAGTTGTCGGTGCCGACGATCGGCACGTCGATCATGGCGAACGGACCGAGGCCTCGAACCGGCTCAAGCGAGGCCTCGACTGTGGACAGGATCTGGGGGCGGCCGCCGGTGAAGAAGCCGTTGATGAGGCCGCAGCCGATGTCGAAAGACATGGCCATCACGTGGTCGTCCAGTTCGGCAGCATGACTTCGGGTGTAGCCGCGCGAGCCCCAAAGGCCCTGCTCCTCGCCATTCCACAGGGCGAAGCGCACCGTGCGCGCCGGGCGGATGCCCAGCCGCGTCATCTGTCTGGCGATATCGATCAGCAGAGAGACGTTGGCTCCATTGTCGAGGGCGCCGGTTCCCAGATCCCAAGAATCCAGGTGGGCACCGACGACCACGACCTCCTCGGGCCTGGTCGAGCCTGTGATCTCGCCGATCACGTTGTAACCCGTGTAGGCGGGGCCGGTCTCGAGGTCCAGGACAACGTTGATCGAAAGCTCCTTGCCGAGCCGAAGTAGGTCCATCGCGCGCTGGGCGGCGCCGCGGTCCAGGATCAGCATGGTCTTGGCGTCATCGCCTCGAAGCGAAGAGTTGTGCCGATAGAGCAGCCCCTCGGCACGCGAGCTCATGTAGGCAATGCCGGCCGCTCCGGCCGCAAGCGCGCGCCGCTCGATTTCGAAGGCCTCCGCGTACTCCCGAAACAGGCCCTCCACGTCGAGCAGGGGGACCGTCTCGACGAGCAGGAAGGCGCCTTTGGCGAGGTCACCGAGGCGCTCGAAGTCCTCTTCGGTACCCCTACCTCCGTCGAGAAGCGGCGCCGTGATGCCGGGCGCGGGCGCGGGAGTCGAGAACGGCATGGCCGCGGTCCCCGGGACGAGCTCGACGCCTTCGCCTCGCACGTGCACGGCGGCCGAGCTCTCGAGCCAGAGCTCGGGCATCTCGAAGGCCTCCGCCCGAGCGCTCACTCCGGCCTCGCGAAACCGGTCCAGCGCCCATTCGACCGAACGGCGGTTCGCGTCCGAGCCCGTGGCCCTGCCGCCGATCTCGCGGGTGAGCTGCCGGAGATCGCTCTCCATGGGAGTCTGCGCGAGCATCGCCGC from bacterium carries:
- a CDS encoding M23 family metallopeptidase: MAPTKHTIIFVPHARARFVKWRVSSRRLAVGAGAVVVLALASLFTTWSFFTNTIDRSELARIHDENGELRKVNESFEGSIRNLERQLAEFENRTHKLAIVAGLEGLDGGAEAGIGGADFPGQVSTPIPAQGGLELLKERAQLVLSDLEQIEGTLEERERWISSTPAIEPVRGILTSGFGRRRDPVTGRPAAHQGIDIATAPGRTVQAPAEGIVVEAGRVGGLGNAVYISHGYGVTTRYGHLSRIDVKPGQRLGRGDSIGRVGNSG
- a CDS encoding YajQ family cyclic di-GMP-binding protein, whose amino-acid sequence is MAKQNSFDVVSKVEMDEVKNAVNQALKEVFQRFDLKGSNSSIELNDKEAKLVLGSAEEYGLKAVIDILQSKLVKRGVSLKALDYRPVEPAAKGSVRQTITLQQGIPTEKAREIVKIIKKSKLKVQAAIQADSVRVSGKDRDTLQEVIALLKEEDFGIDMQFENYR
- a CDS encoding M28 family peptidase, whose amino-acid sequence is MVPPARFVLAGCLLLALGSAPAVLLAQPADSGDAELARLVAAMLAQTPMESDLRQLTREIGGRATGSDANRRSVEWALDRFREAGVSARAEAFEMPELWLESSAAVHVRGEGVELVPGTAAMPFSTPAPAPGITAPLLDGGRGTEEDFERLGDLAKGAFLLVETVPLLDVEGLFREYAEAFEIERRALAAGAAGIAYMSSRAEGLLYRHNSSLRGDDAKTMLILDRGAAQRAMDLLRLGKELSINVVLDLETGPAYTGYNVIGEITGSTRPEEVVVVGAHLDSWDLGTGALDNGANVSLLIDIARQMTRLGIRPARTVRFALWNGEEQGLWGSRGYTRSHAAELDDHVMAMSFDIGCGLINGFFTGGRPQILSTVEASLEPVRGLGPFAMIDVPIVGTDNFDFMMEGVANIVGNHEPAHYGPNYHAQSDRIDQCDLRTVRLNGAIVAAVTWGFAQADVTWSRQTRAEIEELIATTDLEQQMRSFNVWNDWLDDTRGRQNGSD